The nucleotide window TAAATTTCTCACCTAAACTTTTTCTTCCTGATTTTGGGCATATTCTCTTCAAAAGTACAAATTCTCAGCattgaaaacaaagacatgAAATTAATGGTATTACATCAGCAAAATGatgaatatatatatggttttgataataaagaaaagacatgaaatAATTGATGAACTCATAGTGCACCTGGCACTTGTATATATTTATCAAAGCtgcaatcaaaatacaaaatcattTGTTTATTTCTCTCTGGTTCAcatcttccatttatttttttttaaaatcacctcTGACCTCTCAAGTCTCAATTGTTTACAGGAAGCATTATTGAATCCTAATGGTATTGCATTAACAtcgagaaaaatgaaaattataccAATCTAATCTAAGCTCTAACTCTGATTTTTGGTAAGGACATACAACTTTAACAAATACAGAGagtatatgttaaaaaaataaaaacagagattgacagaaaaaagaaatcatacctGGTGTGACAAGATTCAAGGTCGGGTGTGAGAGAGGGAGTCATAGAGGTTACTGGTTTACTAGATCTGGAGGTTAGGTATGGTGTGTGCCATATCCGTGTAGGAGAAGGAGGTGGCTGGTTTGTTAGTTTTAACGATGAAGATTGAAGCCTTGTTGAAGATTTACCAATCTACAAGAGTTAGGAAatgaaaattgattaatttgattttgttaaacAACTAGATCTGGCCATGAAGTTTTGTACAATGATGGGAAAATCATTTTTGGTCAGACTGAGAGTGTGAGagattgagatttgagagtTGTGGCATATGAGGGCTGAGGGGGGTGGTTTGTTTGCTAAAGAGTAAGGACTACTGCTAGATGTGGAGTTGCGGACTGTACTGCTAATGCCaaggttaaaaattaaaaaactgttttatagtatctttatttttaactgaaccggttcggttcagttaAGATTTTTCGGTTTTAGGCTTATTAAACCAAAATCGAACCGTatcgaaattttttttaaaaattctaatcggttttttagttattttttttgtttaattagtttttttatttttttacttatttctaATCGAACCTCGACCCTCGAAACAATCAAGCTTGAGGGGAAGAAAGAGAAGACGGGCCCACATTCTCGATCTAATCGAGCCCAGGGAGAATAAtagagaaaaaggaagaagggCCAGCTGAGGGGGAGAAAGGAAGAggaataagaaaagaagaacagggaaggagaagagaaaggagaaGGGAAGACCTAACTAGGCCCGGTACCTTTTGCCTAACTAGGCccgaaggaaagaaaaggatgaagaCAAAGataggagataaaaaaaaaaaaaaaggggaccaACTGCACCAATTAGCTTATTCGTTCATGTCCCTGAGAAAGCCATCCTCTCAGAGAACTCACGCACAAACAGCTAAACACCCCACGCTACtgtgttttttcaaattaaaatcagAAAAACTCTTGTTCTGTAGAAAagtgttataaaaaaaagtaacaacaCAAGCCCATCAAATCACGAAGGAAAGCTCAAATTCAATGGAAGAACTTCTTGACATCGTGAATTTCCACACGCAATAGCCAAGACAGCTACAAATTCGTTGCTGGTGGAAAACGGAATCATGAAATTAACCACTAGCAAGAATACAAGGGGCTATAGCAAAAACACCACCAGAGCAGGAATCAAAAGATAAAAGccacaacaaaacaaaagcaatgCAATCATCCACAGAAACCAGTGACCCTGTCTTCCATTTCTACTCCCACGAGACCAGACCGAGTAAAAATTGACAGGTGGTGCATGCCCAATAAAGACAGCTAGCTCTTTCCTAGCAGTCCAGGGCAGAGCAATACAAAAATGTACTGCGCCTTAAAATCATTCTCGCTCGATCTAAATAAAATCCGCCACTATTTCTtagagtggaaaaaaaaaacaaagccccAGAGCGCGCTCTCATTTTTcgcatcaaaatattttgaacccCCGCCTTCTTCTTATTTCCTTTTTGTCTCGaactcaatcaaatcaaatcaagccAGCCCGCCCCCCTCTCAAATTCCCCAAATCCCTAATTTCTCTCTCGCCTTTCTCCTTTCCTTCTCCCTGCCTGTTGCGCACAGAGGATCTTGCTATTTTGTGATCTCTGTCAAAACCCTAACTTTCAGGGTTTTAGTGTCTTCTGTTTTGTCTCCATGGCGAGTGAAGCCCTAGAAGAGAAGAAATCAGAGGAGGAAGCTCCTGCTGCTGAGGAGTCAAAACCAGGAGCAGAAAAGGAGCAAACTGAAAACGAAGGACCGATGGATAGTGCTGAGAATGAAGCGAAGGAGGAGGCCGACAACGAAGAAGTGAAAGGAGAAGAGGAGACTGCGAAAGAGGGTGCAGAAAAGGAGGAGTCCTTGGGAAAtgaggagaaagaagaagaagcgaaAGATAAAGGAGAGGAAGAGGTAGAGAACAAGAAATCCAAGCGAAGAAGCAAGAAATCGAGTAAGAATTCGACTGGGAAGAAAGTGAAGGAGCTGGTGACTCCGAGTAGTGATAGGCCTACCAGAGAGAGGAAGGTGGTGGAAAGGTACTCTGTGCCTGAGCCTGGACGGTCAGCGACCAAGCCTTTTTCTATTGAAAAGGTGAGATTACTCAAATCTTGGTGtttctcgaataaaaaaaaaatcttttcactCAAATTTGCGTGTTTGTCTTAGAAGAAATGGTTTCTGGGCATGGGGGTTTTGAGATAATTGTGGGTTTTTTTGTGATTACAGGGACGAGGAACACCTCTTAAGGACATTCCCAATGGTATGTTTGTTTTAGTTGGTTGTTTTGGCGCGTACATCGTTTGATGATTGTATGTATGGATTTGTTATTGGATCCTGTGTTATTGTTGGCGTTGGTGTTTATGTAGTGTATTCTGTTCTGTTATCTATTTAGTAACTATGGTTTCTAAACTCTCTGAAATTATCAAGAAACAATAGAACAGATAATGACTAACATAATCGCGATTAAGCAATGATAACAAGTATTGACGCATCTATGGTCGATGCATGTCTTGTATGCTCTAATTTTGTGTGAAACGAGCGTGCGTTAATTCTGTAATAGTATATGATGGGTTTCCAGTGAACAGTGGGGATTCATTATGTTGCATGACTAAAGTACATTGTTGAGAAAAGTTAACAACTGCTTAGGAGGGAAAGGTGTTAGTATTCCAGGTGACATGTTTCTCAAGTGCTAACAATGGAGTCCATTGTACAGTGTGTAGTCACTTCTGCAAACAAAAGTTTTGGTAGATATGTAGTATAGGGGAAGGTTTGATTGTGTAGTAGGAATTGGGTTCTATCTTAACAATTAGTTTTAAAAGTTGTTGCATTGCATGTGAAGGCACGCATGCCATTGTTTTGGTAGATATGTAGTATAGGGGAAGGTTTGATTGTGTAGTAGGAATTGGGTTCTATCTTAACAATTAGTTTTAAAAGTTGTTGCATTGCATGTGAAGGCACGCATGCCATTGTTTTAAATGAATGTAAATCCATTCATGAAAGGAGAGAATGACAATTGTTCCATTGTTTCCTCCGTGCTTGTCTAACTTGGAGGAAAACTCATCCCAATTAAGTCTTACTTCTGAGCTAATTGTCACTGTCTTCGTTGATCTCTCTGTCTTTTCTGTTCCACTAAATTTATGGATGAACAAAATTGTGGCATAGGTTATCAATAACATGAGAATATTCTCTGGATAAAACtataaacaacaaacaaaagctTTGGTCTTGATGATTCAGAAttcaaaattgtaaattttGGTGGCATGAACTTTCATAAACACAGGTGGGTTTACTCTCAATGGGTTTTACTGTTCAGGGTACTTGCAAGTTGTGCTGGGTTCTAATTGTTCTGGAAAAATTGTCCTGAAAATAGAGGATGCCATCCATTTTAATTGGTGTTAGAAGTCCGGTAGGGATGCGCGTGCATGAAATTTTAATGATTCCTCAAACAGGACAAGCTTGATGGCATGTATGAACTCTTCCAAGATTTTTCACACATTTGAGATGTGAGCTAATATTTTGATCGACATCCTTTATTGTATCTTGGCTTTCTCTTGATAGGGTTTTGGGCATTTTTATGTACTATCATTTTTGTCATTAGTGTCAAAGGATGCACAAGTATTTTATAGGAAAGGAGATAGATTCTCAGGTTCTGGATTTAGAATGCAGGAATACTAAATTTCCATAAAATATTGCAAATGAAAGAGATTTTCCTGGACATCAAGAAGGAACAGATTTTCTTATCTTGTTGACTTGCACATGGTTTGTCTTACCTTTATCCATCTTTTTTGTTACAGCAGACTGGCCTGTTTTTTGTCTGATATTCTGAACTTTTCAGTGGCTTTCAAGTTGTCCAAGAGAAAAGCTGATGACAATCTGCAGATACTTCACTTGATTCTGTttggaaagaaaggaaaggtgCCTGCCTGATGGTCTTTTGAAATGTTTGTTTTAATTCATCTTCCTTTGTTATTGCTgtcttggttgatttttttttaatcatcattgattaattcttttatatttatgaccATTCTAAACTATGTTAATGTGATTCTTAGGCACACAATTTAAAGAAGAACATAAGCCAGTTTTCAGGCTATGTGTGGGTCGGGAATGAGGTACCGGCATTctgccttttattttctttacatgTTTATGCACATGTTCGTGTATTTATGCCTTTCTTTTTGCACAAGCATGCACTCTGGTGAAAACAAGATTCTATACCTAATTTATTCATGGCAGCATCTCTTGTGTTTAACAATTGTATGTGCCTTGAAACTGTTTTGATTGGTTTTGTCACATCGTATCAGGAAAAACAGAAAGCAAAAGTAAGGGAAAAGCTTGACAAGTGCGTCAAAGAGAAGTTGATGGATTTTTGTGATGTGCTCAATATCCCCATAAATAGGTCTGTTGTGAAAAAGGTTGGTATCACCTATTTTAGAAGTTATGTCTTCATGTGATTTAAATTCACCTAGAATAGTCACTTGCTTGGGCCTTGTGTTCAGGAGGAACTCACTGTAAAAATATTGGAATTCTTGGAATCCCCACATTCCACCACTGATGTTCTGCTTTCTGACAAGGAACAGGTTCTCCATTCTCTAAATATTTACATATTGCAGCATTAGGTAGCCATTTACTGTTAATGTGAAAGCTGATATTTGGTGCTTATTTTTGTTTCAGAAAGGTAAGAAGCGTAAGGTCTCAACTAGCAAAAATGTGAGTCCTGGTGAAGCATCAACGACACCAGCAAAGGTTTGTGGTATTTTTTCTGTATAAAACATTATATGGAGCTTTTCTTTAATAAGATCTTGGATGGATGTGTTTTCTTGATGCACTCCAATAGAAGTGCATTGTTCTCTTTGATGTTGTTTTTGGTGACCTTTAATTATCATATTGGCTGTGGGCTCTTTTTGGTTATTagcactcttttttttttaatattggcgAAATAACAGTTTGAAAAAGAATTGGCAAAAGTGCATAGTTGTACATGTTTGAAAAAGAATTGGCAAAATTGCATAGTTGTACATGTCTTGACATTCAAACTTGTTGCAATTCAGAATtgcaacatttaaaaaaattgtgaaataGGCTGCACACGAGGAGataggagagaggagagagagaaaaagaaataaaaaaggcaagTGAGCCACATGACATGTAATTTGTTTTCCATCCAATTTATTGCCGTCTTGAGTTTCATCATCCTTGAATTCCAAACTGACATGCCCAGGAT belongs to Populus nigra chromosome 18, ddPopNigr1.1, whole genome shotgun sequence and includes:
- the LOC133678571 gene encoding DEK domain-containing chromatin-associated protein 1-like, which encodes MASEALEEKKSEEEAPAAEESKPGAEKEQTENEGPMDSAENEAKEEADNEEVKGEEETAKEGAEKEESLGNEEKEEEAKDKGEEEVENKKSKRRSKKSSKNSTGKKVKELVTPSSDRPTRERKVVERYSVPEPGRSATKPFSIEKGRGTPLKDIPNVAFKLSKRKADDNLQILHLILFGKKGKAHNLKKNISQFSGYVWVGNEEKQKAKVREKLDKCVKEKLMDFCDVLNIPINRSVVKKEELTVKILEFLESPHSTTDVLLSDKEQKGKKRKVSTSKNVSPGEASTTPAKKRKQTPQSGQKRKHSFKDEDDDDEDNIESPYAKDDSEDDGANEAGTKDMSDHEETKSEEEEDEPEEQTPSKKSKKSSKQSSVAKSAEKATLGKKRTPAKPVKGLEKSTKKSSDSSSKKGAKDTDGTSGSISKSKGSASKKQKVEKESPKDRSASSKDKVNAKKQSTKSPSKASAKDQGKAKSNKKAKAEPTRQEMHAVVVNILKEVDFNTATLSDILRQLGAHFGIDLMHRKAEVKDIITDVINSMSDDEEEGEGEEAEDDAEAGDDADKDGDEEDD